The following proteins are encoded in a genomic region of Bacilli bacterium:
- a CDS encoding NAD(P)-dependent oxidoreductase: protein MLGLNRKLAALAKDGGYIRVGLIGAGQMGRGMISQISGMQGMKVVIAADLFVDNVLKAFALSGVKPADMREINDRDQADKWIASGGVVATTNADMLPHLDQVDVIVDATGITDVGAKAAWNAILRKKHIVMLNVETDVTIGPLLKKMADSAGVVYTGSAGDEPGAIMELFDFAQAIGFDIIALGKGKNNKLNLAANPQTTAAEAAEKGASPKMLASFQDGSKTMVEMTAVANATGFEPDIPGMHGPQGEVKDLPNLFRLKEEGGILNKRKIVDFVNGVAPGVFAVITSDKPEVLAELKYLKMGEGPYYALYRPYHLTSLETPLTIARAYFYGEPTIAPYYGLVAETVATAKRNLRAGEALDGIGGFTAYGKIMTAADRQAANALPLGLIGPNVRMKRDVPQNSVITYDDVEFTEKNMILLLRELMMQNLA, encoded by the coding sequence ATGTTGGGGTTAAATCGGAAATTGGCGGCGCTGGCCAAAGACGGCGGCTATATTCGGGTTGGATTGATCGGCGCCGGGCAGATGGGAAGAGGAATGATCTCGCAAATTTCCGGCATGCAAGGCATGAAGGTTGTGATCGCCGCCGACTTGTTCGTCGACAATGTATTGAAAGCGTTTGCCCTATCGGGAGTAAAACCGGCGGACATGCGCGAGATCAATGACCGGGATCAGGCGGACAAATGGATCGCTTCCGGCGGAGTGGTGGCGACCACCAATGCGGACATGCTGCCGCATCTGGATCAAGTCGACGTGATCGTGGACGCTACCGGAATAACGGATGTGGGAGCAAAAGCGGCATGGAACGCCATCCTGCGAAAAAAACATATCGTAATGCTGAACGTGGAAACCGATGTGACGATTGGTCCGTTATTGAAAAAAATGGCGGACTCCGCCGGAGTTGTCTATACGGGATCAGCCGGCGACGAACCGGGCGCAATTATGGAACTGTTTGATTTTGCCCAGGCGATCGGGTTCGATATTATCGCGTTGGGCAAGGGCAAAAACAACAAATTGAATCTCGCGGCCAATCCGCAAACAACCGCGGCGGAGGCGGCGGAGAAAGGCGCCAGCCCGAAGATGCTCGCATCGTTCCAGGACGGTTCCAAGACAATGGTGGAGATGACCGCCGTTGCCAATGCGACGGGCTTTGAACCGGACATTCCGGGAATGCACGGGCCGCAAGGCGAGGTAAAAGACCTGCCGAATTTGTTCCGGCTGAAAGAAGAAGGCGGGATCCTGAACAAACGGAAAATCGTCGATTTTGTAAACGGCGTGGCTCCTGGAGTGTTCGCGGTCATCACCTCGGACAAGCCGGAAGTACTGGCTGAATTGAAATATTTGAAAATGGGCGAGGGTCCCTATTACGCATTATACCGCCCTTATCATCTGACCAGTTTGGAGACTCCGCTGACCATTGCCAGAGCCTATTTTTACGGGGAACCGACGATCGCGCCATATTACGGACTTGTTGCGGAAACGGTGGCTACGGCGAAAAGAAATTTGCGCGCGGGCGAAGCGTTGGACGGAATCGGCGGCTTTACCGCTTACGGGAAAATTATGACCGCGGCCGATCGTCAAGCGGCAAATGCATTGCCTTTGGGGTTGATCGGGCCGAACGTCCGCATGAAACGGGACGTCCCGCAAAACAGTGTGATCACGTACGACGATGTGGAATTCACTGAAAAGAACATGATATTGCTATTGCGCGAGTTGATGATGCAGAACTTGGCTTAA
- a CDS encoding ABC transporter permease subunit has protein sequence MGAYIAYIWKEWREALRGKGFWLIMGLFALLSVLMLWQARTFPAEQGLKLYLLSLYELEVYLVPLLALFFSAMSVLQEKEQKTMLLLVVKREKPATFLWKKGIAVQFTILPSVLLLKLVLVLPLKILFAFAWSGYLPYVAVLLALWLVFNQMGVAAGAFCGNKMQLAGAAVALWFLFVFAADTVLLYLLPTVTAENMALFSTLYFIDPLHALHFYLETAFGFFPLEHMSRVMKQMVMLSPAAYVALDLAVWLPLLSALAVFAGRRVAQQ, from the coding sequence ATGGGCGCATACATCGCATACATTTGGAAGGAATGGCGGGAGGCGCTTCGGGGGAAAGGTTTTTGGCTGATCATGGGGCTTTTTGCGTTGCTGTCCGTCCTTATGCTGTGGCAAGCGCGTACGTTTCCGGCGGAGCAGGGCTTGAAGCTGTATTTGCTGTCCCTATATGAATTGGAGGTTTACCTTGTTCCGCTGCTCGCCCTGTTTTTTTCGGCCATGTCCGTTTTGCAGGAGAAAGAACAGAAGACGATGCTGCTGCTTGTTGTGAAACGGGAGAAGCCGGCTACTTTTTTATGGAAAAAAGGCATTGCCGTACAATTTACGATTTTGCCCTCGGTTTTGCTGCTTAAGCTCGTGTTGGTGTTGCCGCTCAAGATTCTGTTTGCCTTTGCCTGGTCCGGGTATTTGCCGTATGTCGCGGTGTTGCTTGCGCTATGGCTTGTGTTTAATCAAATGGGCGTTGCCGCCGGCGCGTTTTGCGGCAACAAAATGCAACTGGCGGGCGCGGCGGTTGCGCTTTGGTTTTTGTTTGTATTTGCGGCTGATACCGTTTTGCTTTATTTACTGCCAACCGTGACTGCGGAAAATATGGCGCTTTTTTCGACCCTGTATTTTATCGATCCGCTGCACGCCTTGCATTTTTATCTGGAAACGGCGTTCGGCTTTTTCCCGCTGGAGCATATGTCGAGAGTGATGAAGCAAATGGTGATGCTTTCGCCCGCCGCGTATGTGGCGCTTGACCTGGCGGTTTGGCTGCCGCTGTTGTCGGCGCTTGCCGTGTTCGCGGGAAGGAGGGTTGCGCAGCAATGA
- a CDS encoding iron ABC transporter permease encodes MAIIGPRLVWWGTIALMGFTVFYPSVLLVVESFRTGQGTFTLDMYRTLFRDPEILTSMFNSLKVVVPATLIGTLLGVVLAFIVARTDIPGKKLWQSLIVTPYLIPPFVGAISWTYLLGPVGLVNNLYMSWSGATDPLIDIYSIGGMIFVMSLYGYAVPYIVVLPAIQKIDSAVEEAGRISGATQRRIMKDITLPLILPSIMGGMLLLFMNLLADFGIPAVLGTPERISLMTTQIYKAILSPDMPNNLQIASANSILLALFGIIGLQLYDKTIKSSKYAVISGKSGSGENTKLGKWKIPAVLFLAFVFLVTSVAPIGAALYTSLIKAVGAGASWANITLHNYVTLFQIESIKRALLNSFSLAAISGLAIAVLSLLLSYMIIREKMIGSKVAQTLVALPYAVPGTIVGLAMILAFAKPLPVVGWQLYSTYWILLVAYLARFMNLGMQTISGAITQIHPSLEEASRISGASQMATFRRILLPLLRPSFYAAFFLVMMPALGEITLSSLLWSVGNETIGVVVFSSQEEGKIVITAALAIVLIAFVIGINILTKLFSKGKVGI; translated from the coding sequence ATGGCAATCATCGGACCGCGGCTTGTCTGGTGGGGCACCATTGCACTGATGGGGTTCACCGTTTTTTACCCGTCTGTCCTGCTGGTAGTCGAAAGTTTTCGCACAGGGCAAGGAACTTTTACATTGGATATGTACAGAACCTTGTTCCGGGATCCGGAAATCTTAACGAGTATGTTTAACAGCCTGAAAGTTGTCGTTCCCGCGACGCTTATCGGAACTCTATTGGGGGTCGTCCTGGCATTTATCGTTGCCAGGACGGACATCCCGGGCAAAAAACTGTGGCAAAGTCTGATTGTCACGCCCTATCTGATTCCGCCGTTCGTCGGAGCGATTTCCTGGACGTATTTGCTTGGCCCCGTAGGTTTGGTAAACAACCTGTATATGAGCTGGTCAGGCGCAACGGATCCGCTTATTGATATCTATAGCATCGGCGGCATGATTTTCGTCATGTCGTTGTACGGGTACGCTGTCCCTTATATCGTCGTATTGCCGGCCATCCAGAAAATCGATTCCGCGGTGGAAGAAGCCGGCAGAATATCCGGAGCCACACAAAGGCGAATTATGAAAGACATCACGTTGCCGTTGATCTTGCCTTCCATCATGGGCGGAATGCTTCTTTTGTTCATGAATTTGCTCGCCGATTTCGGCATACCCGCCGTATTGGGTACTCCGGAGCGGATCAGCCTGATGACGACGCAAATTTACAAAGCGATTCTGAGCCCTGATATGCCGAACAATTTGCAGATTGCTTCCGCAAACTCCATCTTGCTTGCGCTGTTCGGAATCATCGGGCTGCAATTGTACGACAAAACGATCAAATCAAGCAAATACGCTGTAATCAGCGGTAAAAGCGGGTCAGGGGAAAACACCAAACTGGGCAAATGGAAAATTCCCGCCGTGCTGTTTCTGGCATTTGTTTTTCTGGTCACTTCCGTTGCCCCGATCGGAGCCGCCCTGTATACTTCTTTGATTAAAGCTGTGGGCGCCGGGGCGTCTTGGGCCAATATCACATTGCACAACTATGTAACTTTGTTTCAAATCGAGTCGATTAAACGCGCGCTTCTTAACAGCTTTTCCCTGGCGGCGATTTCCGGATTGGCGATTGCCGTACTCAGTCTCCTGTTATCCTATATGATCATCAGGGAGAAAATGATCGGCAGCAAGGTTGCGCAAACTTTGGTCGCCCTTCCGTACGCGGTTCCGGGAACGATCGTCGGTTTGGCGATGATTCTCGCCTTTGCCAAGCCGCTTCCGGTAGTCGGATGGCAGTTGTACAGCACGTATTGGATTTTGCTTGTTGCGTATCTCGCCCGTTTCATGAACCTGGGGATGCAAACGATCTCCGGCGCGATTACGCAAATCCACCCTTCCTTGGAAGAAGCAAGCCGTATTTCGGGAGCGTCGCAGATGGCAACGTTCCGCAGAATATTGCTGCCATTGTTAAGACCAAGCTTTTATGCCGCATTTTTTCTTGTCATGATGCCGGCCCTGGGCGAAATCACGTTATCCTCGTTGCTTTGGTCGGTTGGAAATGAAACGATCGGCGTTGTCGTATTTTCATCCCAGGAGGAAGGAAAAATTGTTATAACCGCAGCGCTTGCCATTGTTCTGATCGCATTTGTGATCGGCATCAACATCTTGACGAAATTATTCAGCAAGGGAAAAGTTGGGATATAA
- a CDS encoding MgtC/SapB family protein, translating into MMTQAIWHIDVWHLTLRLGLSLVLGGLIGLEREINHHPAGFRTHILVCIGSASIMLLSIYGFSEFVKETNVRIDPARIAAQVVSGIGFLGAGTILRNGSSVSGLTTAASLWVTAGIGLSVGAGLYNAALITAALVLICLFLLNKFGKKLNSMREQAMLITIGDDADRIGEVVTGLESANIQILKMTVTRDADTCKHIIRCVYQPERGQDNIENILATQIGGLSGVQTIQFERGATKTLSLH; encoded by the coding sequence ATGATGACGCAGGCAATTTGGCATATTGACGTTTGGCATTTGACTTTACGGCTTGGATTGTCGTTGGTACTGGGTGGCTTGATCGGGCTTGAACGCGAGATTAACCATCATCCCGCCGGCTTTCGCACTCATATACTCGTCTGTATCGGTTCTGCGTCCATCATGCTGTTGTCCATTTACGGTTTTTCCGAATTTGTCAAAGAAACCAACGTGCGAATCGATCCCGCCCGTATTGCGGCGCAAGTTGTAAGCGGTATCGGGTTTTTGGGCGCCGGCACCATTTTGCGCAACGGATCTTCCGTTTCGGGTCTGACAACGGCAGCGTCGCTTTGGGTTACTGCCGGAATCGGCTTGTCGGTGGGCGCCGGGCTTTACAATGCCGCGTTGATTACCGCGGCGCTCGTCCTGATTTGTCTGTTTCTGTTGAATAAATTCGGCAAAAAATTAAACAGCATGCGGGAGCAGGCTATGCTTATCACAATCGGGGATGACGCCGACCGGATCGGCGAAGTGGTAACCGGATTGGAATCCGCCAACATTCAAATACTGAAGATGACTGTTACCCGCGATGCCGACACATGCAAACACATTATTCGCTGCGTATATCAGCCCGAACGCGGCCAAGATAATATAGAGAATATTCTGGCGACCCAGATTGGCGGCTTGTCGGGCGTACAAACAATCCAGTTCGAACGCGGAGCAACGAAAACGCTATCGTTGCATTGA
- a CDS encoding ABC transporter ATP-binding protein, whose translation MIVIRGLSQAYGGNTVLDHVDLTVAKGEICALIGGNGAGKTTLFRSLLGLMPVRQGTVTLAGIPHRRREWKRHVSFLPEKFQLYPLLTGEENVRFFASCGRQTVDFAQIERVLRQTSLWDDKDKLARDFSKGMLQRLGLAVMLYEQTDIWILDEPTSGLDPNGREDILALIGGLRDKTVLFSTHDVSEVKRVCTHVAVLSGGKIAKSTAADFLRQQKGDRG comes from the coding sequence ATGATCGTAATTCGCGGATTATCCCAGGCGTATGGAGGCAATACGGTGCTGGACCATGTCGACCTTACCGTTGCCAAAGGTGAAATTTGCGCGCTCATCGGCGGCAACGGAGCGGGGAAAACGACGCTGTTCAGGTCGTTGCTCGGGCTGATGCCGGTCAGACAGGGAACCGTCACGCTGGCCGGCATCCCCCACCGCCGCCGTGAATGGAAACGGCATGTCTCGTTTTTGCCGGAGAAGTTTCAACTGTATCCGCTTTTGACCGGCGAGGAAAATGTGCGGTTTTTCGCTTCTTGCGGCAGGCAAACGGTAGATTTTGCCCAAATCGAGCGCGTGTTAAGGCAAACGTCCCTTTGGGACGACAAGGACAAGCTTGCGCGCGATTTTTCAAAAGGGATGCTGCAGCGTCTCGGGCTTGCGGTGATGCTGTATGAACAGACAGATATCTGGATTCTCGATGAACCGACAAGCGGCTTGGATCCCAACGGCCGCGAAGACATTTTGGCGCTCATCGGCGGTTTGCGCGATAAAACGGTGCTGTTTTCGACGCATGATGTTTCCGAGGTTAAGCGTGTCTGCACGCATGTTGCCGTGCTGTCCGGCGGAAAAATCGCAAAATCCACGGCAGCCGATTTTTTGCGGCAGCAGAAAGGGGATCGTGGATGA
- a CDS encoding ABC transporter substrate-binding protein, whose translation MKKAGYLLLALVLIFVVAGCGNKSDQGAQSTTAPQSTASGDTQNTPAPAEENATINLYTSESQDLVNEMVNDFKAANPGIDVNIFRSGTGPVISKIQAEMGAGGIQADVIWFADIDFFGQLAEKGLLEAYNSPEAKDLDPRYVYDGGKYYEVRQIFNVIGYNTNKVKTAPKSWKDLADPSLKGKVAIADPNYSGAAFFTLATFVNDQNLGWDYFKSLKANNTKFEQSNGNLTSKVSSGEYSAVSVVDFMVRNAKNSGSPVDTVWPSEGAVLIPTPVGIISSSQHKEAAKKLIDYFLSEAGQKFFVKQGYIPVKDGVGVPEGAPNLKDIKIYPLATEFMSKNRDNLKKTFGEIFETK comes from the coding sequence ATGAAAAAAGCAGGGTATCTGTTATTGGCGCTGGTCCTTATCTTTGTGGTCGCAGGATGCGGCAACAAATCAGATCAAGGAGCGCAAAGCACGACCGCTCCGCAAAGCACCGCTTCCGGCGATACACAAAATACGCCCGCGCCGGCTGAGGAAAATGCGACAATTAACCTGTACACTTCCGAATCGCAAGATTTGGTAAACGAAATGGTAAACGATTTCAAAGCCGCAAATCCGGGAATCGATGTGAATATTTTCCGTTCCGGCACAGGTCCGGTCATCTCCAAGATTCAGGCCGAGATGGGTGCGGGCGGCATTCAGGCGGATGTAATCTGGTTCGCTGATATCGATTTCTTCGGTCAACTTGCAGAAAAAGGACTGCTCGAAGCGTATAATTCACCTGAGGCCAAAGACCTCGATCCGCGCTATGTATATGATGGCGGTAAATATTATGAAGTAAGACAGATCTTCAACGTAATCGGATACAATACGAACAAAGTGAAGACGGCGCCCAAATCATGGAAAGACCTGGCTGATCCGTCCTTGAAAGGAAAAGTCGCCATCGCCGATCCGAACTATTCCGGCGCTGCATTTTTCACGCTCGCCACATTTGTCAACGACCAGAATCTTGGTTGGGATTATTTCAAAAGCCTGAAAGCGAACAACACCAAATTTGAACAATCCAACGGCAATCTGACAAGCAAAGTGTCTTCCGGGGAATATTCCGCCGTGTCCGTGGTCGACTTCATGGTGCGAAACGCCAAAAATTCCGGTTCTCCCGTCGACACCGTATGGCCGAGCGAAGGTGCCGTACTGATTCCGACACCGGTAGGCATTATCTCTTCTTCGCAACATAAGGAAGCGGCCAAGAAATTGATCGACTATTTCTTGTCCGAAGCCGGTCAGAAATTCTTTGTCAAACAAGGTTATATTCCGGTTAAAGACGGAGTAGGTGTACCGGAGGGCGCGCCAAACCTTAAAGATATTAAAATTTACCCGCTGGCCACCGAATTTATGAGCAAAAACCGTGATAATCTGAAGAAGACATTTGGAGAGATCTTTGAGACAAAATAA
- a CDS encoding FixH family protein: protein MNTRIVLHAVAAAICAMLLAVLPGCGSSGQWEAALAVPPSWQPGKALPLVLTVTEQGKPAAHLSITARLEMDRMEHDAIALSFTEKSAGRYEAYAMLPMGGDWIAALQLAKAGKHEEHVIAFTVKSGR from the coding sequence ATGAATACACGGATTGTTCTCCATGCGGTTGCCGCCGCAATCTGCGCCATGCTGCTGGCCGTTTTGCCAGGCTGCGGATCGTCCGGGCAATGGGAGGCCGCGCTTGCCGTACCGCCATCATGGCAGCCGGGCAAGGCGCTGCCGCTTGTTTTGACGGTAACGGAACAGGGGAAGCCGGCTGCTCATCTGTCCATCACCGCGCGGCTGGAGATGGACAGAATGGAGCATGACGCCATCGCCCTGTCATTTACGGAGAAATCTGCCGGCCGCTACGAGGCTTACGCGATGCTGCCGATGGGCGGAGATTGGATCGCGGCTTTGCAACTTGCGAAAGCGGGCAAGCATGAGGAGCATGTGATCGCATTTACGGTAAAATCCGGACGATAA